From the Lysobacter sp. FW306-1B-D06B genome, one window contains:
- a CDS encoding efflux RND transporter periplasmic adaptor subunit — MAAIATACSSQADPGAGMPPPPEVSVAQVLNKDVSRWDEFTGRVTAIETVELRPRVSGYVHQVAYKEGQEVKKGDVLFVIDPRPYKARLSQAEADVERARAEARLAQMQDKRAQTLVEAKAISREEFETRRAASTQGNAAVRAAEAALDNARLDLQFATVRSPIDGRAGRALVTEGNLASADTTLLTTVVSQDPVFVYFESDEQSFLRYQELARKGERAATQNPVRVGLATEQGYPHEGTVDFVDNQVDPSTGTIRARAVLKNPDRMFTPGLYARVQLQGTGQFKAMLVDDKAVLTDQDRKYVYVLGEKNAATRKDIKLGPMIDGLRVVTSGLAPSDKVIVHGVQKVFFPGMPVQPKVIAMGAPAPQPQVAMK, encoded by the coding sequence ATGGCCGCCATCGCCACCGCGTGCAGCAGCCAGGCCGACCCGGGCGCCGGCATGCCGCCGCCGCCGGAAGTCAGCGTGGCGCAGGTGCTCAACAAGGACGTCAGTCGCTGGGATGAGTTCACCGGTCGCGTCACCGCGATCGAGACGGTCGAGCTGCGTCCGCGCGTGTCCGGCTACGTCCACCAGGTGGCGTACAAGGAAGGGCAGGAAGTGAAGAAGGGCGATGTGCTCTTCGTCATCGATCCGCGCCCGTACAAGGCGCGCCTGTCGCAGGCCGAAGCCGACGTCGAGCGCGCCCGCGCCGAGGCCCGCCTCGCGCAGATGCAGGACAAGCGCGCGCAGACGCTGGTGGAAGCCAAGGCCATCTCGCGCGAGGAGTTCGAAACCCGCCGCGCCGCCAGCACGCAGGGCAATGCCGCCGTGCGCGCCGCCGAAGCCGCCCTCGACAATGCGCGCCTGGACCTGCAGTTCGCCACGGTGCGTTCGCCGATCGACGGCCGCGCCGGTCGCGCGCTGGTGACCGAGGGCAACCTCGCCAGCGCCGACACCACGCTGCTGACCACGGTCGTCTCGCAGGACCCGGTGTTCGTTTACTTCGAAAGCGACGAGCAGAGCTTCCTGCGTTACCAGGAACTGGCCCGCAAGGGCGAGCGCGCGGCGACGCAGAACCCGGTGCGCGTCGGCCTGGCCACCGAGCAGGGCTATCCGCATGAAGGCACGGTGGACTTCGTTGACAACCAGGTTGATCCGAGCACGGGCACCATCCGCGCCCGCGCCGTGCTGAAGAACCCGGACCGCATGTTCACGCCGGGCCTGTACGCACGCGTGCAGTTGCAGGGCACCGGGCAGTTCAAGGCGATGCTGGTCGACGACAAGGCCGTACTGACCGATCAGGACCGCAAGTACGTCTACGTGCTGGGCGAGAAGAACGCCGCCACGCGCAAGGACATCAAGCTCGGGCCGATGATCGATGGCCTGCGCGTGGTGACCTCGGGCCTGGCGCCGTCGGACAAGGTGATCGTGCACGGCGTGCAGAAGGTCTTCTTCCCGGGCATGCCGGTGCAGCCGAAGGTGATCGCGATGGGCGCGCCGGCACCGCAGCCGCAAGTAGCGATGAAGTAA
- a CDS encoding multidrug efflux RND transporter permease subunit codes for MDFSKFFIDRPIFAAVLSIVIFAAGLISIPLLPIGEYPEVVPPSVVVRTVYPGANPKVIAETVATPLEESIRGVEGLMYVKSVASSDGVLSITVTFRPEVNADEATVRVQNRVSQALARLPEDVRRQGVTTQKQSPVFLMVVHLTSPSGKYDTLYLRNYLRLHVKDQLASIPGVGEAQPFGGGDYAMRIWLDPDKVAARGMTASDVLRAVREQNIQVSAGQLGAEPMPNKSEFLTLINARGRLEKPEEFGNIVLKGGNDGEVVRLSDVARIELAAGDYTMRARLDGQNAAAIGIFQAPGANALQIRDEVIRRMDEAAKRFPPGIEYKSIYDTTIFVRDSIKSVVTTLLEATLLVVLVVILFLQTWRASIIPLIAVPVSVVGTFAALYLLGFSINTLTLFGLVLAIGIVVDDAIVVVENVERHIEDGHTPLEAAHLAMKEVSGPIIAIALVLCAVFVPMAFLSGVTGQFYKQFAVTIAISTVISAINSLTLSPALAARLLKPHGAPKDALSRFIERGFGWIFRPFNRFFGTAAERYQNGVSKVLGRRGAVFVVYAGLLLATGLMFQLVPRGFVPVQDKSYLIAGIKMPEGSSIERTDAALKKIGEIAMSIEGVQNDVAFPGLNPLQFSNTPNYGVTFINLKPFGQRNRSAEEINAELSAKISGIQDGFAFSLQPPPIQGLGNGSGYSLYIEDRGNLGYGALQSAVQAFQGAGSQTPGLGFPNSSYQANVPQLDAEVDRVKAKAQGVPLTELFDTLQTYLGSAYVNDFNMFGRTWQVVAQADGPFRDSVEDIANLRTRNDRGEMVPIGSMVKVTETFGPDPVIRYNGYPAADILGEADVNQLSSAQAMAKLEELAQKVLPNGMDIEWTDLSYQQATQGKAALIVFPLAVLLAFLVLAALYESWTLPLAVILIVPMCMLSALLGVYLTGDNNVFVQVGLVVLMGLACKNAILIVEFARELEMQGKGIVEAALEACRLRLRPIVMTSIAFIAGTVPLVLSHGAGAEVRQATGITVFSGMIGVTLFGLFLTPVFYVALRKLANRPLVSHGPSTVESHAVAHASTHL; via the coding sequence ATGGACTTTTCCAAGTTCTTCATCGACCGGCCGATCTTCGCGGCAGTGCTGTCGATCGTGATCTTCGCCGCCGGCCTGATCTCGATCCCGCTGCTGCCGATCGGCGAATACCCCGAAGTCGTGCCGCCTTCGGTGGTCGTTCGCACCGTCTACCCGGGCGCGAACCCGAAGGTCATCGCCGAAACCGTCGCCACGCCGCTGGAGGAATCCATCCGCGGCGTGGAAGGCCTGATGTACGTCAAGTCGGTCGCCAGCTCCGACGGCGTGCTGTCGATCACCGTCACCTTCCGCCCGGAAGTGAACGCGGACGAGGCCACGGTGCGCGTGCAGAACCGCGTCAGCCAGGCGCTCGCGCGACTGCCCGAGGACGTGCGGCGACAGGGCGTGACGACGCAGAAGCAGTCGCCCGTCTTCCTGATGGTCGTGCATCTCACCTCGCCCAGCGGCAAGTACGACACGCTGTACCTGCGCAACTACCTGCGCCTGCACGTGAAGGACCAGCTCGCCAGCATCCCCGGCGTCGGCGAAGCGCAGCCCTTCGGCGGCGGCGATTACGCCATGCGCATCTGGCTCGACCCGGACAAGGTCGCCGCGCGCGGCATGACCGCCAGCGACGTCCTGCGCGCCGTGCGCGAGCAGAACATCCAGGTGTCCGCCGGCCAGCTCGGCGCCGAGCCCATGCCGAACAAGTCGGAATTCCTCACGCTGATCAATGCGCGCGGCCGACTCGAGAAGCCGGAAGAGTTCGGCAACATCGTGCTCAAGGGCGGCAACGACGGTGAAGTCGTGCGTCTGTCCGACGTGGCCCGCATCGAACTCGCCGCCGGCGACTACACGATGCGCGCGCGCCTGGACGGCCAGAACGCCGCGGCCATCGGCATCTTCCAGGCGCCGGGCGCCAACGCGTTGCAGATCCGCGACGAGGTCATCCGTCGCATGGACGAAGCCGCCAAGCGCTTCCCGCCGGGCATCGAATACAAGTCGATCTACGACACCACCATCTTCGTGCGCGACTCGATCAAGTCGGTCGTGACCACGCTGCTGGAAGCCACGCTGCTGGTGGTGCTGGTGGTGATCCTGTTCCTGCAGACCTGGCGCGCCTCGATCATTCCGTTGATCGCCGTGCCGGTGTCGGTGGTGGGCACGTTCGCCGCGCTCTACCTGCTGGGCTTCTCGATCAACACGCTGACCTTGTTCGGCCTGGTGCTGGCGATCGGCATCGTGGTGGACGACGCCATCGTCGTGGTGGAGAACGTCGAGCGCCACATCGAAGACGGCCACACGCCGCTGGAAGCCGCGCACCTGGCGATGAAGGAAGTCTCCGGGCCGATCATCGCCATCGCGCTGGTGCTGTGCGCCGTGTTCGTACCGATGGCGTTCCTGTCGGGCGTGACCGGCCAGTTCTACAAGCAGTTCGCGGTGACGATCGCCATCTCCACGGTGATCTCGGCGATCAACTCGCTGACGCTCTCGCCGGCGTTGGCCGCACGCCTGCTCAAGCCGCACGGCGCGCCGAAGGATGCACTGAGCCGCTTCATCGAACGTGGCTTCGGCTGGATATTCCGCCCGTTCAACCGCTTCTTCGGCACCGCCGCGGAGCGTTACCAGAACGGCGTGAGCAAGGTGCTGGGCCGTCGCGGCGCGGTGTTCGTGGTGTACGCCGGCCTGCTGCTGGCCACGGGCCTGATGTTCCAGCTCGTGCCGCGCGGCTTCGTGCCGGTGCAGGACAAGAGCTACCTCATCGCCGGCATCAAGATGCCGGAAGGTTCCTCCATCGAACGCACCGATGCGGCGCTGAAGAAGATCGGCGAGATCGCCATGTCCATCGAAGGCGTGCAGAACGACGTCGCCTTCCCGGGCCTGAATCCGTTGCAGTTCAGCAACACGCCCAACTACGGCGTGACCTTCATCAACCTCAAGCCCTTCGGCCAGCGCAACCGCAGCGCCGAGGAGATCAACGCCGAACTCAGCGCGAAGATCAGCGGCATCCAGGACGGCTTCGCCTTCTCGCTGCAGCCGCCGCCGATCCAGGGCCTGGGCAACGGTTCGGGCTACTCGCTCTACATCGAGGACCGCGGCAATCTGGGCTACGGCGCGTTGCAGAGCGCGGTGCAGGCTTTCCAGGGCGCCGGTTCGCAGACGCCGGGGCTGGGCTTCCCGAACTCGAGCTACCAGGCCAACGTGCCGCAGCTCGACGCCGAGGTCGACCGCGTGAAGGCCAAGGCGCAGGGCGTGCCGCTGACGGAGCTGTTCGACACGCTGCAGACCTACCTGGGTTCGGCGTACGTCAACGACTTCAACATGTTCGGCCGCACCTGGCAGGTCGTGGCGCAGGCCGACGGCCCGTTCCGCGACAGCGTCGAGGACATCGCCAACCTGCGTACGCGCAACGATCGCGGCGAGATGGTGCCGATCGGTTCGATGGTGAAGGTGACCGAGACGTTCGGCCCCGATCCGGTGATCCGCTACAACGGCTATCCGGCCGCGGACATCCTGGGCGAAGCCGACGTCAACCAGCTCTCGTCCGCGCAGGCGATGGCGAAGCTGGAAGAGCTGGCGCAGAAGGTGCTGCCCAACGGCATGGACATCGAGTGGACGGACCTGAGCTACCAGCAGGCCACGCAGGGCAAGGCGGCGCTGATCGTCTTCCCGCTGGCCGTGCTGCTCGCGTTCCTCGTGCTGGCGGCGCTGTACGAAAGCTGGACGCTGCCGCTGGCGGTGATCCTGATCGTGCCGATGTGCATGCTCTCCGCACTGTTGGGCGTCTACCTGACCGGCGACAACAACGTGTTCGTGCAGGTGGGCCTGGTGGTGCTGATGGGCCTGGCGTGCAAGAACGCGATCCTGATCGTCGAGTTCGCCCGCGAGCTGGAAATGCAGGGTAAGGGCATCGTCGAAGCCGCGCTGGAAGCCTGCCGCCTGCGTCTGCGTCCGATCGTGATGACGTCCATCGCGTTCATCGCCGGCACCGTGCCGCTGGTGCTCTCGCACGGCGCCGGCGCCGAAGTCCGCCAGGCCACGGGCATCACCGTGTTCTCCGGAATGATCGGCGTGACGCTGTTCGGCCTGTTCCTGACGCCGGTGTTCTACGTCGCGCTGCGCAAGCTGGCGAACCGCCCGCTGGTGAGCCACGGCCCGTCCACCGTCGAATCGCACGCCGTCGCGCACGCGTCCACCCACCTCTGA
- a CDS encoding SDR family oxidoreductase, which produces MSASSSNGSKVALVTGGTRGIGFETVRQLAQAGVHTLLAGRDRAKAVDAALKLQGEGLPVEAIVLDVTDEASIGAAVAEVERKHGKLDILVNNAGVIAEDRSLTKPSQQSLTAWRETFDTNVFGVVATTNALLPLLQKAPAARIVIVSSLLASLTAHSDPASPIYDFKIIPAYNASKSAINSYAVHLAYELRDTPIKVNAVHPGYVKTDMNAGEGEIDVPTGAKTSVEMALLDDNGRTGGFVYLGETLPW; this is translated from the coding sequence ATGTCCGCTTCATCCTCCAACGGTTCCAAGGTCGCCCTCGTCACCGGCGGCACGCGTGGCATCGGTTTCGAAACCGTGCGCCAGCTCGCCCAGGCCGGCGTGCACACGCTGCTGGCCGGTCGCGATCGCGCCAAGGCCGTCGACGCCGCGCTGAAGCTGCAGGGCGAAGGCCTGCCGGTCGAAGCCATCGTGCTCGATGTCACCGACGAAGCCAGCATTGGTGCCGCCGTCGCGGAAGTCGAACGCAAGCACGGCAAGCTCGACATCCTCGTCAACAACGCCGGCGTCATCGCCGAAGACCGCAGCCTGACGAAGCCGTCGCAGCAGTCGCTCACCGCGTGGCGCGAGACCTTCGACACCAACGTCTTCGGCGTGGTCGCCACGACCAACGCCTTGCTGCCGCTGCTGCAGAAGGCGCCGGCCGCGCGCATCGTCATCGTCTCCAGCCTGCTCGCCTCGCTCACCGCGCACAGCGACCCGGCCTCGCCGATCTACGACTTCAAGATCATCCCCGCCTACAACGCATCCAAGAGCGCCATCAACTCCTACGCCGTGCACCTGGCGTACGAACTGCGCGATACGCCGATCAAGGTCAACGCCGTGCATCCGGGTTACGTGAAGACCGACATGAACGCCGGTGAAGGCGAGATCGACGTGCCCACCGGCGCGAAGACCAGCGTCGAGATGGCGCTGCTGGACGACAACGGCCGCACCGGCGGCTTCGTCTACCTCGGAGAAACGCTGCCATGGTGA
- a CDS encoding efflux transporter outer membrane subunit — protein sequence MVIRSLTLGVAAALLAACAVGPDYVRPNIDTPAKFARDEAAADARAVDIATGVESSTAQAPSGDTSSGNTPSSQVPAPQADDEFWRSFNDPLLTRLVEDSLAANHDLRIALASYDRANALLRNAKLDRFPTVTASATASDSRASADQAPGVSRNNRDGESYSVQADVSWELDVFGRVRRGVESQRAEAWATASDLDALQVAIVGEVARSYVELRGLQERLRVAQNNAENQRETLRLVNARFDAGRGTEFDTSRARAQLEATLARVPALEAQVAVTMHRLAVLTGQTPDSLIAELTPVQPLPALPSRLDPGSPGELLRHRPDVIAAEHRLHAATARIGVATADLFPRFTLGGLIGSQAIDSSALFERDSETRFVALGIDWSFLDIGRVRARMAAADADAAGELARYQQSVLLALEDTENALVRYARARVEDQHLEQAAIDSATAARLARVRYEAGAADLFEVLDAERTQLNAQEAFADGRTRSASSAVALYKALAGGWPTRVPVREEVASR from the coding sequence ATGGTGATCCGCTCCCTCACGCTCGGCGTCGCGGCGGCACTGCTCGCCGCGTGCGCCGTCGGCCCCGACTACGTGCGGCCGAACATCGACACGCCCGCGAAGTTCGCGCGCGATGAAGCCGCTGCGGATGCGCGCGCGGTGGATATCGCCACCGGCGTCGAATCGTCCACGGCGCAGGCGCCGTCGGGCGACACCTCGTCGGGCAATACGCCATCGAGCCAGGTGCCCGCGCCGCAGGCCGACGACGAGTTCTGGCGCAGTTTCAACGACCCGCTGCTGACGCGGCTGGTCGAGGATTCGCTGGCCGCCAACCACGACCTGCGCATCGCGCTGGCCAGCTACGACCGCGCGAACGCACTGCTGCGCAACGCCAAGCTCGATCGGTTCCCGACCGTGACGGCCAGCGCCACCGCCAGCGACTCGCGCGCCAGCGCCGACCAGGCGCCGGGCGTGTCGCGCAACAATCGCGACGGCGAAAGCTACAGCGTGCAGGCCGACGTCAGCTGGGAGCTGGACGTGTTCGGCCGCGTGCGCCGTGGCGTGGAATCGCAGCGCGCCGAAGCCTGGGCCACCGCGTCGGACCTGGACGCGTTGCAGGTCGCCATCGTCGGCGAGGTCGCGCGCAGCTATGTCGAACTGCGCGGCCTGCAGGAACGCCTGCGCGTCGCCCAGAACAACGCCGAGAACCAGCGCGAAACGCTGCGCCTGGTGAACGCGCGCTTCGATGCCGGTCGCGGCACGGAGTTCGACACGTCTCGCGCCCGCGCGCAGCTGGAGGCCACGCTCGCACGTGTGCCGGCACTGGAAGCGCAGGTCGCGGTGACGATGCATCGCCTGGCCGTGCTCACCGGGCAGACGCCCGACTCGCTGATCGCCGAGCTCACGCCCGTGCAGCCGCTGCCGGCGTTGCCGTCGCGGCTGGATCCGGGTTCGCCCGGCGAACTGCTGCGCCACCGCCCTGACGTGATCGCCGCCGAACACCGCCTGCATGCGGCCACCGCACGCATCGGCGTGGCGACGGCCGACCTGTTCCCGCGCTTCACGCTCGGCGGACTGATCGGCAGCCAGGCGATCGACAGCAGCGCGCTGTTCGAACGCGACAGCGAGACGCGGTTCGTCGCGCTGGGCATCGACTGGTCGTTCCTCGACATCGGCCGCGTGCGTGCTCGCATGGCCGCGGCCGATGCCGACGCCGCCGGCGAACTGGCGCGCTACCAGCAGTCCGTGCTGCTCGCGCTGGAAGACACCGAGAACGCACTGGTCCGTTATGCCCGTGCGCGCGTGGAAGACCAGCATCTGGAGCAGGCCGCCATCGACAGCGCCACCGCCGCGCGCCTGGCGCGCGTGCGCTACGAGGCCGGTGCCGCCGACCTGTTCGAAGTGCTGGATGCCGAACGCACCCAGCTCAACGCGCAGGAAGCCTTCGCCGATGGGCGCACCCGCAGCGCCAGTTCCGCGGTCGCGCTGTACAAGGCGCTGGCCGGCGGTTGGCCGACGCGCGTTCCAGTGCGCGAGGAAGTCGCCTCGCGCTGA
- the folE gene encoding GTP cyclohydrolase I FolE: MAHDDKPTRDQAEAAVRTLLRWAGDDPAREGLLDTPKRVAKAYQDWFSGYAEDPADYLKRTFEEVEGYDEMIVLRDIEFESHCEHHMAPIIGKAHVGYLPDGKVVGISKLARVVETYARRLQVQEKMTAQIAQVIQDVLQPRGVGVVIEGSHECMTTRGVHKRGVSMITSKMLGSFREDARTRAEFLQFIDVGPGR, translated from the coding sequence ATGGCGCATGACGACAAGCCCACCCGCGACCAGGCCGAGGCCGCCGTGCGCACGCTGCTGCGCTGGGCCGGCGACGATCCGGCGCGCGAAGGGCTGCTCGACACGCCCAAGCGCGTCGCCAAGGCCTACCAGGACTGGTTCAGCGGCTACGCCGAAGACCCGGCCGACTACCTCAAGCGCACTTTCGAGGAAGTCGAGGGTTACGACGAGATGATCGTGCTGCGCGACATCGAGTTCGAAAGCCACTGCGAGCACCACATGGCGCCGATCATCGGCAAGGCGCACGTGGGCTATCTGCCCGACGGCAAGGTGGTGGGCATCAGCAAGCTCGCCCGCGTGGTGGAGACCTACGCCCGCCGCCTGCAGGTGCAGGAGAAGATGACGGCGCAGATCGCGCAGGTGATCCAGGACGTATTGCAGCCGCGCGGCGTCGGCGTGGTGATCGAGGGCTCGCACGAGTGCATGACCACGCGTGGCGTGCACAAGCGTGGCGTAAGCATGATCACTTCGAAGATGCTCGGCAGTTTTCGCGAGGATGCGCGGACGCGGGCGGAGTTCCTGCAGTTCATCGATGTGGGGCCGGGGCGGTAA
- a CDS encoding GIY-YIG nuclease family protein → MFWMYILRCADASFYIGHTDDLERRLDEHHAGRFACYTQTRRPVVLVYTQGAWQASA, encoded by the coding sequence ATGTTCTGGATGTACATCCTTCGCTGTGCCGACGCGAGCTTCTACATCGGACACACCGACGATCTCGAACGACGCCTCGACGAGCACCACGCAGGCCGCTTCGCCTGCTACACCCAGACTCGCCGCCCCGTGGTTCTCGTCTACACGCAGGGAGCGTGGCAAGCATCGGCATGA
- a CDS encoding FAD-dependent oxidoreductase — MDSKKPVFAFRETPRQMPSRIPLELRRSGDWSELYGRFGEAEAKHQASRCLDCGNPYCSWKCPLHNYIPNWLELAREGRLHEAAALAHETNPLPEICGRVCPQDRLCEGSCTLNDGFGAVTIGAVEKYIADRALAEGWRPDLSKVVATGKRVAVVGAGPAGLSCADRLARAGIEAVVFDRYEQIGGLLHFGIPSFKLEKSVLQTRREVLEGMGVTFRLGVEIGRDIGMDRLLEEFDAVFLGLGSYRYTDGGLPGQDLQGVLPALPFLVHNGRLVHGDDEAQGKPIAGWEDRVALPDLHGKRVVVLGGGDTGMDCVRSAVRLGAARVSCAYRRDEANMPGSAREVANAREEGVQFLFNRQPLELLGEDGHVTGVRVAETRLGEPDERGRRNAEAVPGSESVLAADVVIIAFGFQPDPPEWLSAQGIELEGNGRIRVANATGGCASRRSTSAALPFQTTNPRVFAGGDGVRGADLVVTAAYEGREAAVGIAKLLLG; from the coding sequence ATGGACAGCAAGAAGCCCGTGTTCGCCTTCCGCGAGACGCCCCGGCAGATGCCGTCGCGCATTCCGCTGGAGCTGCGTCGCAGCGGCGACTGGAGCGAGCTCTACGGCCGCTTCGGCGAGGCCGAGGCGAAGCACCAGGCCAGCCGCTGCCTGGACTGCGGCAATCCGTACTGCAGCTGGAAGTGCCCGCTGCACAACTACATTCCGAACTGGCTGGAACTGGCGCGCGAAGGCCGCCTGCACGAAGCCGCCGCGCTCGCGCACGAGACCAATCCGCTTCCGGAAATCTGCGGCCGCGTCTGCCCGCAGGACCGCCTGTGCGAAGGCAGCTGCACGCTCAACGACGGCTTCGGCGCGGTCACCATCGGCGCGGTGGAGAAGTACATCGCCGACCGCGCGCTCGCCGAAGGCTGGCGCCCCGATCTGTCCAAAGTGGTCGCGACCGGCAAGCGCGTGGCCGTCGTCGGCGCGGGCCCGGCGGGCCTGTCGTGCGCGGATCGCCTCGCCCGCGCGGGCATCGAGGCGGTGGTGTTCGACCGTTACGAACAGATCGGCGGGCTGCTGCACTTCGGCATTCCCAGCTTCAAACTGGAGAAGTCGGTGCTGCAGACGCGTCGCGAAGTGCTCGAAGGCATGGGCGTGACGTTCCGCCTGGGCGTGGAGATCGGCCGTGATATCGGCATGGATCGCCTGCTCGAGGAATTCGACGCCGTGTTCCTCGGCCTGGGCAGCTACCGTTACACCGACGGCGGACTGCCCGGCCAGGACCTGCAGGGCGTGCTGCCGGCGCTGCCGTTCCTGGTGCACAACGGACGCCTGGTGCACGGCGACGACGAAGCGCAAGGCAAGCCCATCGCCGGCTGGGAAGACCGCGTCGCCCTGCCCGACCTGCACGGCAAGCGCGTGGTGGTGCTGGGCGGCGGCGACACCGGCATGGACTGCGTGCGCAGTGCCGTGCGCCTGGGCGCCGCGCGCGTGAGCTGCGCCTACCGTCGCGACGAAGCGAACATGCCCGGCTCCGCGCGCGAAGTCGCCAATGCGCGCGAGGAAGGCGTGCAGTTCCTGTTCAACCGTCAGCCGCTGGAGCTGCTCGGCGAAGACGGACACGTCACCGGCGTGCGCGTGGCCGAGACGCGCCTGGGCGAGCCGGACGAGCGCGGCCGTCGCAATGCCGAAGCGGTGCCCGGCAGCGAATCGGTGCTGGCGGCGGACGTGGTGATCATCGCGTTTGGCTTCCAGCCCGATCCGCCGGAATGGCTGTCGGCGCAGGGAATCGAGCTGGAAGGCAACGGCCGCATCCGCGTGGCGAATGCGACGGGCGGTTGTGCGTCGCGGCGTTCGACGTCGGCGGCGCTGCCGTTCCAGACGACGAATCCGCGCGTGTTCGCCGGTGGCGACGGCGTGCGCGGTGCAGACCTGGTCGTGACCGCGGCGTATGAGGGTCGTGAGGCGGCGGTGGGGATTGCGAAGTTGTTGCTGGGGTAA